In one window of Clupea harengus chromosome 4, Ch_v2.0.2, whole genome shotgun sequence DNA:
- the camk2n1b gene encoding calcium/calmodulin-dependent protein kinase II inhibitor 1b, which yields MSEVLPYNEENITHYDDDGDVDQLSLTCRLQNTNNLFGVSQNKRPPKLGQIGRSKRVVIEDDQIDEVLNNTTEKAPPGE from the exons ATGTCGGAAGTGTTGCCTTACAACGAGGAGAATATCACTCATTATGACGATGATGGAGATGTGGATCAGCTCTCCCTTACCTGTCGTTTGCAGAATACCAATAACTTATTTGGTGTGTCGCAGAATAAAAGACCCCCCAAACTTGGACAGATTGGAAGAAGTAAACGAG TTGTCATTGAAGACGACCAGATTGATGAGGTGCTGAACAACACAACCGAAAAAGCACCACCGGGAGAATAA
- the mul1b gene encoding mitochondrial ubiquitin ligase activator of NFKB 1, with protein sequence MESSGRPSTTQTLLLATSSAVTAVLYSVYRQKAATVNRLKEAKKISLDQDLRIILSEAPGKCVPYAVIEGVVRSVKETLSSQFVDNCSGVIERLTLREKKMVWNRTTHLWNENEKIIHQRTNTVPFNLCSHDDAVTMTVRVVRPLEASELDLQTTYETFHPTVQSLGNVIGHFISGERPKGIRETEEMLRLGECVTGVGELVLDNNVVKLQPPKQGLRYFLSRQDYATLLGKQESRARLWRLLAGLFGLATCTTLLYIMWRQWTLRRKRQQERSALEEFKEEQRQRMHKLQIDEADVPASACSVCLSSQRTCVFLECGHVCTCEPCYLALPLPKKCPICRASIDRVVPLYNS encoded by the exons ATGGAGTCCAGTGGGAGGCCCTCCACCACTCAAACACTTCTACTGGCCACCAGCTCAGCAGTCACAGCTGTGCTGTACTCCGTGTATCGGCAGAAGGCAGCGACAGTGAATAGACTGAAG GAAGCCAAGAAAATTTCACTAGACCAGGATTTGAGAATCATCCTTAGTGAGGCTCCAGGGAAATGTGTGCCATACGCTGTCATAGAAG GGGTGGTGAGGTCTGTGAAAGAGACACTCAGCAGTCAGTTTGTTGACAACTGCTCTGGAGTCATTGAGCGACTCACTCTTCGGGAGAAGAAGATGGTGTGGAATCGTACAACTCACCTTTG GAATGAAAATGAGAAGATCATCCACCAGCGCACCAACACAGTCCCCTTTAACCTGTGTTCCCACGACGACGCGGTGACTATGACAGTGCGCGTAGTGCGGCCACTTGAGGCGTCTGAGCTCGACCTGCAGACCACCTATGAGACCTTCCACCCCACCGTGCAATCCCTAGGCAACGTGATCGGCCACTTCATCAGCGGCGAGCGGCCCAAGGGCATCCGCGAGACCGAGGAGATGCTGCGGTTGGGCGAGTGCGTGACCGGCGTGGGCGAGTTGGTGCTGGACAACAACGTGGTCAAGCTGCAGCCACCCAAGCAGGGCCTGCGCTACTTCCTGAGTCGGCAGGACTACGCCACGCTGCTGGGCAAGCAGGAGAGCAGGGCTCGGCTCTGGAGGCTGCTGGCGGGCCTGTTCGGGCTGGCCACCTGCACTACACTGCTCTACATTATGTGGCGGCAGTGGACGCTGCGGCGCAAGCGTCAGCAGGAGCGCAGCGCCCTCGAGGAGTTCAAGGAGGAGCAGCGGCAGCGCATGCACAAGCTGCAGATAGATGAGGCTGATGTGCCCGCCAGCGCCTGCAGCGTCTGTCTGAGCTCCCAACGCACCTGCGTCTTCCTGGAGTGTGGCCATGTCTGCACCTGCGAGCCCTGTTACCTGGCCTTGCCTCTACCCAAGAAGTGCCCCATCTGCCGGGCTTCCATTGACAGGGTGGTTCCCCTCTACAACAGCTGA